One part of the Methylobacterium mesophilicum SR1.6/6 genome encodes these proteins:
- a CDS encoding BON domain-containing protein: MGDKLIRQNVIDELDFDPSIDAAHIGVAVNKGIVTLTGHVASFTERVAAEKAAQKVRGVRGVVEEIKVRFGGETPPRDEDLAQRAVQMLDWSATVPKAAVQVKVQNGWVTLTGRVDWQYQKEEAYRSIKRLAGVAGIINTIEVAPKASAPDVRAKILAALKRNAELEADAIKVTVKDARVVLEGKVNAWHERRLAESAAWSAPGVCAVEDHLTLG, translated from the coding sequence ATGGGTGACAAGCTGATCCGCCAGAACGTCATCGACGAGCTCGACTTCGACCCCAGCATCGACGCCGCCCACATCGGCGTGGCCGTGAACAAGGGCATCGTCACGCTCACGGGCCACGTCGCCAGCTTCACGGAACGCGTCGCCGCCGAGAAGGCGGCCCAGAAGGTGCGCGGCGTCCGCGGCGTCGTCGAGGAGATCAAGGTGCGCTTCGGCGGGGAAACGCCGCCGCGCGACGAGGACTTGGCGCAACGCGCGGTGCAGATGCTCGACTGGTCCGCGACAGTGCCCAAGGCTGCCGTACAGGTGAAGGTGCAGAACGGCTGGGTGACGCTCACCGGTCGAGTCGACTGGCAGTACCAGAAGGAGGAGGCCTACCGGTCGATCAAGCGCCTCGCGGGCGTCGCCGGCATCATCAACACCATCGAAGTGGCGCCGAAAGCGAGCGCGCCCGACGTTCGCGCGAAGATCCTGGCGGCGCTCAAGCGCAACGCCGAGCTTGAGGCCGACGCCATCAAGGTGACGGTCAAGGATGCGCGGGTCGTCCTAGAGGGCAAGGTCAACGCCTGGCACGAGCGCCGCCTCGCCGAGTC
- a CDS encoding NRAMP family divalent metal transporter, whose translation MSASVRPIDEDVDDPEVAGPAVGPSTSCLLRVLGPGLITGASDDDPSGIATYGQAGAQLGYGLCWTMLYTLPLMAAVQMVSARIGRTTGHGIAGVLREHYPNGLLQTVVLLLLTANVLNLGADLGAMADALDLLLPGPRWLYVALFAGICAYMQLVLRYARYVAVLKWLTLSLFAYLGVVILARVSWWDLGLALVQPHVDISGPGLTTLVALFGTTISPYLFFWQAAAEAQDLNAFPRRRDLLHAPEQGGAALRRIGVDTVVGMTFSNVVALAIMVTTAAVLHPRGITDIQTSAQAAEALRPLAGPFSATVFALGIIGTGLLAVPVLAGSAAYAVGEARRWPVGFGRRILEARAFYATVALATLIGTVISLGAVDPIRALYWSAVVNGIIAVPVMAVMMLAASRSDIMGAFAVRGPLRLIGWIATTCMLLAVAAMFAKVALPLT comes from the coding sequence ATGAGCGCGTCGGTCCGCCCCATCGACGAGGACGTCGACGACCCCGAGGTGGCGGGTCCGGCCGTCGGTCCCTCGACGTCGTGCCTGCTGCGGGTGCTCGGACCGGGCCTGATCACCGGCGCCTCCGACGACGATCCCAGCGGCATCGCCACCTACGGTCAGGCCGGAGCGCAACTCGGCTACGGCCTGTGCTGGACCATGCTTTACACCCTGCCGCTGATGGCGGCGGTGCAGATGGTCTCCGCCCGGATCGGGCGCACGACCGGCCATGGCATCGCCGGCGTGCTGCGCGAGCATTACCCGAACGGCCTGCTGCAGACCGTGGTGCTCCTGCTGCTCACCGCCAACGTCCTGAACCTCGGTGCCGACCTCGGGGCCATGGCGGACGCGCTCGACCTGCTCCTGCCGGGACCGCGCTGGCTCTACGTCGCGCTCTTCGCCGGCATCTGCGCCTACATGCAGCTCGTCCTGCGGTACGCACGCTACGTCGCCGTCCTGAAGTGGCTGACACTCAGCCTGTTCGCCTATCTCGGCGTGGTGATCCTCGCCCGGGTGTCCTGGTGGGACCTGGGTCTCGCCCTGGTGCAGCCACACGTCGACATCAGCGGCCCAGGGCTGACCACGTTGGTGGCGCTGTTCGGCACGACCATCAGCCCATACCTGTTCTTCTGGCAGGCGGCCGCGGAGGCCCAGGACCTGAACGCCTTTCCGCGCCGGCGCGACCTCTTGCACGCGCCCGAGCAGGGAGGCGCCGCTCTCCGCCGCATCGGGGTCGACACGGTCGTGGGCATGACCTTCTCCAACGTCGTGGCGCTCGCCATCATGGTCACCACCGCCGCCGTGCTTCACCCGCGCGGCATCACCGACATCCAGACCTCAGCTCAGGCCGCGGAGGCGCTTCGCCCCCTGGCCGGCCCGTTCTCCGCGACGGTCTTCGCGCTCGGCATCATCGGCACCGGGCTTCTGGCGGTGCCGGTGCTCGCGGGCTCCGCGGCTTACGCGGTGGGCGAGGCGCGGCGCTGGCCGGTGGGTTTCGGACGGCGCATCCTTGAGGCACGCGCCTTCTACGCGACGGTGGCGCTCGCCACGCTGATCGGCACGGTCATCAGCCTGGGCGCGGTCGACCCGATCCGGGCGCTCTACTGGAGCGCGGTGGTCAACGGAATCATCGCGGTGCCGGTCATGGCCGTGATGATGCTGGCCGCTTCCCGCTCCGACATCATGGGCGCCTTCGCGGTGCGCGGGCCGCTCCGGCTGATCGGATGGATCGCCACGACCTGCATGCTGCTCGCCGTTGCGGCCATGTTCGCCAAGGTTGCGCTGCCCTTGACCTAG
- a CDS encoding potassium channel family protein: MLLALAVSVVLVVSTILVLYETLRLTSEHLSELPVPPRARILAVVLMTFVGHTVAVWIYAGAYWLLVLRLGVGAFAGAPVTSFEDCLYFSVVAYTSLGFGDHFPTSHTRLLAGVEALNGLLLIGWSASFTYLAMERYWPLHGKAHAHRTARTGHVVRAEPSRERFFPPAPRA, encoded by the coding sequence ATGCTCCTCGCCCTCGCGGTCAGCGTCGTCCTCGTCGTGTCCACGATCCTGGTGCTCTACGAGACGCTGCGGCTAACCTCGGAGCACCTGTCCGAGCTGCCGGTGCCGCCGCGCGCCCGGATCCTCGCCGTGGTGCTGATGACCTTCGTCGGGCACACCGTTGCGGTCTGGATCTACGCTGGCGCCTACTGGCTGCTCGTGCTCCGACTGGGCGTCGGCGCCTTCGCGGGCGCTCCGGTGACGTCCTTCGAGGACTGCCTGTACTTCTCGGTTGTGGCCTACACCTCGCTCGGCTTCGGCGACCATTTCCCGACCTCGCACACCCGGCTGCTCGCCGGAGTCGAGGCGCTCAACGGTCTGCTCCTGATCGGGTGGTCGGCCTCGTTCACTTATTTGGCGATGGAGCGGTACTGGCCCTTGCACGGCAAGGCACACGCGCATCGAACCGCGCGGACCGGCCACGTCGTCAGGGCTGAACCAAGTCGGGAACGCTTCTTCCCGCCGGCACCAAGGGCCTGA
- a CDS encoding SPW repeat protein: MSHTNTATPSPTWRTEEILVGILQHAAGVALLLAAWVLVFTDHARAAGSALVPGLLIITLYGVNQIRFRAVLERAVLLVGAWTLVAPWALGFAANDGATWAHVALGSVAIATAVALLRIARRP; the protein is encoded by the coding sequence ATGTCCCACACGAACACGGCCACGCCGTCGCCGACTTGGCGGACGGAAGAGATCCTGGTTGGCATCCTGCAGCACGCGGCCGGCGTCGCGCTGCTCCTGGCGGCGTGGGTGCTGGTCTTCACCGACCATGCTCGCGCGGCCGGGTCCGCGCTCGTGCCGGGTTTGCTCATCATCACGCTCTACGGTGTCAACCAGATCCGCTTCCGGGCCGTGCTCGAACGGGCGGTCCTTCTCGTCGGGGCCTGGACGCTCGTCGCGCCCTGGGCGCTCGGGTTCGCGGCCAATGACGGAGCGACGTGGGCGCATGTTGCGCTCGGTAGCGTGGCCATCGCGACCGCCGTGGCCCTGCTGCGGATCGCGAGGCGGCCATGA
- a CDS encoding c-type cytochrome, with the protein MTLPARVARAAALVTLLAACTATSAAGAAEDHRIRGWTIATQLCSPCHVIGRASQPGEFVGPAFLRVAGMPSTTGPALNVFLQSHHRRMPSLRLDRDELDAVIDYILSLKEAEAVQR; encoded by the coding sequence ATGACGCTCCCGGCGCGCGTCGCCCGTGCGGCCGCCCTGGTCACCCTTCTGGCGGCCTGTACCGCCACCTCGGCTGCCGGTGCCGCCGAGGACCACCGCATCCGGGGATGGACCATCGCCACGCAGCTCTGCAGTCCGTGTCACGTCATCGGCCGCGCTTCGCAGCCCGGCGAGTTCGTAGGGCCGGCGTTCCTCCGGGTCGCCGGCATGCCCTCGACGACCGGACCGGCGCTCAACGTCTTCCTGCAGAGCCACCATCGGCGGATGCCGAGCCTGCGGCTCGACCGGGACGAGCTGGACGCGGTCATCGACTACATCCTCAGCCTCAAGGAGGCAGAGGCCGTACAACGGTGA
- a CDS encoding universal stress protein has translation MSYASILVAVDDGRHAPARVRLAAELAHRLSARLVGAAACVPDYPRGYGETAVPMGMVIEEIRQAALDRIAGVEQVFSQGSCLNDRVEWRSDLDHPVHFLEQQSRAADLVVVGRYADDEGVTVGLAVDAGDVLMGIGKPVLVVPAGVEHLEARRVLVGWKNTPQTRRAVSDALPLLRRAEAVQVFRVSDGEDRAEVEDVARYLALHDVNATAQLAKPSGWTVADDVRKATRDFDADLIVTGAYGYSRLREWFFGGVTRDLLTQAPVCCLLSH, from the coding sequence ATGTCCTATGCGAGCATCTTGGTCGCGGTCGACGACGGGCGTCACGCGCCGGCACGGGTGCGCCTTGCCGCGGAGTTGGCACATCGCCTCAGCGCGCGCCTCGTCGGGGCCGCCGCCTGCGTCCCGGATTATCCCCGGGGCTACGGCGAGACCGCCGTGCCCATGGGTATGGTCATCGAGGAGATCCGCCAAGCGGCACTGGACCGGATCGCGGGTGTCGAACAGGTCTTCAGCCAGGGCTCCTGCCTGAACGACCGCGTCGAGTGGCGCTCGGACCTCGATCATCCCGTGCATTTCCTCGAGCAGCAGTCGCGGGCGGCCGACCTCGTCGTGGTCGGCCGCTACGCAGACGATGAGGGCGTGACGGTCGGCTTAGCCGTCGACGCCGGCGACGTCCTGATGGGGATAGGGAAGCCCGTTCTGGTCGTACCGGCTGGCGTCGAGCACCTGGAGGCCAGGCGCGTGCTCGTCGGCTGGAAGAACACTCCCCAGACGCGGCGGGCGGTGTCGGACGCCCTGCCGCTGCTCAGACGCGCCGAGGCGGTGCAGGTATTCCGCGTGTCGGACGGCGAGGACCGGGCCGAGGTCGAGGACGTGGCCCGATACCTGGCGTTGCACGACGTCAATGCGACGGCGCAACTGGCCAAGCCCTCGGGCTGGACCGTCGCGGACGACGTCCGGAAGGCGACGCGTGATTTCGACGCCGACCTGATCGTGACCGGCGCGTACGGCTACAGCCGGTTGCGCGAGTGGTTCTTCGGAGGGGTCACGCGTGACCTGCTGACGCAGGCGCCTGTCTGCTGCCTGCTGTCCCACTGA
- a CDS encoding Crp/Fnr family transcriptional regulator: MPGKSHRATRPSNLKAVLPNFLIAKLQWFTPLSDADRLALHGATAKRRQVGAREDIAHEGQAHGPVRMILDGWACRYRQLDDGRRQITAILLPGDLCDTHVNVLCEMDHSIGTITPVTLAEIARDRLDALVGSRPIVGRALWWEMLAAVSVQREWTVNIARREGIARLGHLFCELFHRLRAVGLTRDFGYGLPLRQSELADALGLTEVHVNRCLRALRDRDLITLRGRWLTILDLPALERASLFRPNYLHLGRRNAANAVGPVPARPPETYRYGSSHYQSAR, translated from the coding sequence CTGCCCGGAAAATCGCACCGCGCGACAAGGCCCTCGAATCTCAAGGCCGTACTGCCGAACTTCCTCATCGCGAAGCTGCAATGGTTCACGCCGCTGTCGGACGCCGACCGCCTAGCCCTCCACGGGGCGACCGCCAAGCGGCGGCAGGTCGGGGCGCGGGAGGATATCGCTCACGAGGGCCAAGCGCACGGGCCCGTCCGGATGATCCTGGATGGCTGGGCCTGCCGATACAGGCAACTGGATGACGGCCGCCGCCAGATCACCGCCATCCTGTTGCCCGGCGACCTGTGCGATACCCACGTGAACGTGCTTTGCGAGATGGACCATTCCATCGGAACGATCACCCCGGTCACCCTGGCAGAGATCGCCCGCGACCGGCTGGACGCCCTCGTCGGCAGCCGCCCGATCGTCGGCCGGGCGCTGTGGTGGGAGATGCTCGCCGCAGTCTCCGTGCAGCGCGAGTGGACGGTCAACATCGCCCGACGCGAAGGGATCGCGCGACTCGGCCACTTGTTCTGCGAATTGTTCCACCGGCTTCGGGCCGTCGGGCTGACGCGGGACTTCGGTTACGGGTTGCCGCTGCGCCAGTCGGAACTTGCCGACGCGTTGGGCCTGACCGAGGTGCATGTCAATCGCTGCCTCAGGGCGCTGCGCGACCGGGACCTGATCACGCTGCGCGGCCGCTGGCTGACCATCCTCGACTTGCCCGCGCTGGAGCGCGCCTCACTGTTCCGCCCGAACTATCTCCACCTCGGTCGTCGGAATGCGGCGAACGCCGTTGGCCCGGTCCCAGCCCGACCGCCGGAGACCTACCGCTATGGATCGAGCCATTACCAATCTGCCCGATAG
- a CDS encoding alpha/beta hydrolase domain-containing protein: MDMASRKRSAVRAAVLLVAVLGGSAQAKVTRLEIASRQAYGSFKAGDYLRLDGRIAGELPPDEAGIPDLDKATRNAAGRVAYSARIILFIPINPAAGNGALLVDVPNRGKAYANALYNSPRTRPAQSGNLDAGTGFLEDRGYAVAEVYWELGRGADLPAFADADGKRRFVEGVGFAIVRDAADFLAHAASDTAGTPNPLAGTISRTLATGKSQDGRFLKTFLLHGFNLAEGRRVFDGMHVFVSGAGLLPILQSGTGPDSSADRTPNFADPDFPGVNDGPLTIGEIAAAVESRGEVPPKMMLLNSTVDYASLRASLGRTGAHGTADLPLPPSVRMYDVAGASHVTVVKAPACERPPGRLDWAPVARATLQRLDGWVAHNEAPPPRG, translated from the coding sequence ATGGACATGGCATCCCGGAAGCGAAGCGCGGTGCGTGCAGCCGTGCTGCTCGTCGCCGTGCTGGGCGGGAGCGCCCAGGCCAAGGTCACGCGTCTCGAGATCGCGTCCCGGCAGGCCTACGGCTCGTTCAAGGCCGGGGATTACCTGCGCCTCGACGGGCGTATCGCCGGGGAACTTCCGCCCGACGAAGCCGGCATCCCCGATCTCGACAAGGCGACGCGCAACGCGGCTGGCCGGGTCGCCTACAGTGCGCGCATCATCCTGTTCATCCCCATCAACCCCGCCGCGGGCAACGGCGCGCTGCTGGTCGACGTGCCCAACCGCGGCAAGGCCTACGCGAACGCCCTCTACAACAGCCCGCGCACCCGTCCCGCGCAGTCCGGCAATCTCGATGCCGGCACCGGCTTCCTGGAGGATCGCGGCTACGCCGTTGCCGAGGTGTACTGGGAACTCGGCCGCGGAGCGGACCTGCCCGCCTTCGCCGACGCCGACGGAAAGCGGCGCTTCGTCGAGGGCGTCGGCTTCGCCATCGTGCGTGACGCGGCCGACTTCCTGGCGCACGCCGCGTCCGACACGGCCGGGACGCCGAACCCGCTGGCCGGGACGATCAGCCGGACGCTGGCCACCGGCAAATCGCAGGATGGCCGGTTCCTCAAGACGTTCCTGCTCCACGGCTTCAACCTGGCGGAGGGGCGGCGCGTCTTCGACGGCATGCACGTCTTCGTCTCCGGCGCCGGCCTGCTGCCGATTCTGCAATCGGGCACCGGGCCGGACTCGAGCGCCGACAGGACGCCGAACTTCGCCGATCCGGACTTCCCGGGCGTCAATGACGGGCCGCTCACGATCGGTGAGATCGCCGCCGCCGTGGAGTCCCGCGGCGAGGTTCCGCCGAAGATGATGCTGCTCAATTCCACGGTCGATTACGCGTCGCTGCGCGCCTCCCTGGGCCGGACCGGCGCGCACGGCACCGCCGACCTGCCGCTGCCGCCGAGCGTGCGGATGTACGATGTCGCCGGTGCATCGCACGTCACCGTCGTGAAGGCCCCCGCCTGCGAGCGGCCGCCGGGGCGACTCGACTGGGCGCCGGTCGCCCGCGCCACGCTGCAGCGGCTCGACGGATGGGTGGCGCACAACGAGGCGCCCCCGCCACGCGGCTGA
- a CDS encoding alpha/beta hydrolase domain-containing protein: MPLQPAKDDPAVLQAPRTLPEAVVQVPQRDADGNPLGGVRLPDIAVPLGAHGGQNAPLTTFTCSLVGAYQPFARVRAPGEGGPASLAERYTDQQDYVNKVRVAARAAEADGFLLPEDAAVIVNAAAESSVVEQKAQADPPR; encoded by the coding sequence ATGCCGCTCCAGCCTGCGAAGGACGACCCGGCCGTGCTCCAGGCGCCGCGGACCCTGCCGGAGGCCGTCGTGCAGGTGCCGCAGCGCGACGCGGACGGGAATCCCCTGGGCGGCGTGCGCCTGCCGGACATCGCGGTGCCGCTGGGCGCGCATGGCGGTCAGAACGCGCCCCTGACGACCTTCACGTGCTCGCTGGTCGGCGCCTATCAGCCGTTCGCGCGGGTTCGGGCACCGGGGGAGGGCGGGCCTGCGTCCCTGGCCGAGCGGTACACGGATCAGCAGGACTACGTGAACAAGGTCCGCGTCGCGGCGCGCGCGGCGGAGGCGGACGGCTTTCTGCTGCCGGAGGACGCTGCCGTCATCGTCAACGCGGCGGCCGAAAGCTCCGTTGTCGAACAAAAGGCGCAGGCCGACCCGCCTCGCTGA
- a CDS encoding YggT family protein, with protein MNALIWLFDTVVQLFIYVLIASAVLSWLVAFNVVNVRNPIVAQIGEVLYRLTEPVLRPIRNLLPNLGGVDISPIILILLLLFISRLLHEYAVPATYVYAQ; from the coding sequence ATGAACGCCCTGATCTGGCTCTTCGACACGGTCGTCCAGCTCTTCATCTACGTCCTCATCGCCAGCGCGGTCCTCAGCTGGCTCGTGGCCTTCAACGTGGTGAACGTGCGCAATCCGATCGTCGCGCAGATCGGCGAGGTGCTCTACCGGCTCACCGAGCCGGTGCTGCGGCCGATCCGCAACCTGCTGCCGAATCTCGGCGGCGTCGACATCTCGCCGATCATCCTGATCCTGCTGCTGCTGTTCATCAGCCGCCTGCTGCACGAGTACGCCGTGCCCGCCACCTACGTTTACGCGCAGTAG
- a CDS encoding MaoC family dehydratase codes for MKTNPGRFFEDFRLGETIRHATPRTVTVGDVALYTGLYGPRFAVQSSDAFARAFGYPKSPLDDLLTFHMVFGKTVPDVSLNALANLGYAEGGFRRPVYPGETLSTVSEVIGLKESSNRQTGIVYVRSVGSDERGETVLSYCRWVLVRKRDPEAVIAEEHVPGLAKVVDPLDLAGALPKLSAAAYDTDLAGSPHRFADYAAGEKIDHVDGMTVEEAEHQIATRLFQNTAKVHFDGLAAKDTRFGRRLIYGGHVISLARALSFNGLANVFAIAGINAGRHVAPLFAGDTVYAWSEVLATADVGRDDVGLLRLRTVATKNQPCGAFPDRAGDGYDPAVILDLDYWAFVPK; via the coding sequence GTGAAGACGAATCCCGGCCGCTTCTTCGAGGATTTCCGCCTCGGCGAGACCATCCGCCACGCCACACCGCGCACCGTGACGGTCGGCGACGTGGCGCTCTACACGGGGCTCTACGGGCCGCGCTTCGCCGTGCAGTCCTCGGACGCCTTCGCGCGCGCCTTCGGCTACCCGAAGAGCCCGCTGGACGACCTGCTCACCTTCCACATGGTGTTCGGCAAGACCGTGCCGGACGTCTCCCTCAACGCGCTCGCCAATCTCGGCTACGCCGAGGGCGGGTTCCGGCGGCCGGTCTATCCGGGCGAGACCCTCTCGACCGTCTCGGAGGTGATCGGTCTCAAGGAGAGCTCGAACCGCCAGACCGGAATCGTCTACGTCCGCTCGGTCGGCTCCGACGAGCGCGGCGAGACCGTGCTGAGCTACTGCCGCTGGGTGCTGGTGCGAAAGCGCGACCCCGAGGCCGTGATCGCCGAGGAGCACGTGCCGGGCCTCGCCAAGGTGGTCGACCCGCTGGATCTCGCGGGCGCCCTGCCGAAGCTCTCGGCGGCCGCCTACGACACGGATCTGGCCGGCAGCCCGCACCGCTTCGCCGACTACGCGGCGGGTGAGAAGATCGACCACGTCGACGGCATGACCGTCGAGGAGGCCGAGCACCAGATCGCCACGCGCCTGTTCCAGAACACCGCCAAGGTGCATTTCGACGGGCTGGCCGCCAAGGACACCCGGTTCGGCCGGCGGCTGATCTACGGCGGCCACGTCATCTCGCTCGCCCGGGCGCTGAGCTTCAACGGGCTCGCCAACGTGTTCGCGATCGCCGGCATCAATGCCGGCCGCCACGTGGCGCCGCTCTTTGCCGGCGACACGGTCTATGCCTGGAGCGAGGTGCTCGCCACCGCCGATGTCGGCCGCGACGATGTGGGGCTCCTGCGCCTGCGCACGGTCGCCACCAAGAATCAGCCCTGCGGCGCCTTCCCGGACCGCGCGGGCGACGGCTACGATCCGGCGGTGATCCTCGACCTCGACTACTGGGCCTTCGTGCCGAAGTAG
- a CDS encoding GNAT family N-acetyltransferase encodes MAATRSARAAALAVRRAGPEDAAAIAAIHVAAWHETYTGLLPDEMISTLTVEVRQAWWAQLLSNPPATRGGAAYVAEFGGKSVGFGTCNAQRSEVLAAAGFDGEISSLYVLRAFQGRGVGQALLARMATRLQRAEYRAAGLWVLRESEVARRFYERCGGLSLDGEVGLRVQGRFTEVAYGWRDLATLAALAPDPGSRPPARGTRRARAGD; translated from the coding sequence ATGGCGGCGACCAGGAGCGCTAGGGCGGCCGCCCTAGCGGTGCGGCGGGCCGGGCCGGAGGATGCGGCCGCGATCGCCGCGATCCACGTTGCCGCCTGGCACGAGACCTATACCGGCCTCCTTCCCGACGAGATGATCTCCACGCTCACCGTCGAGGTGCGGCAGGCGTGGTGGGCGCAGCTTCTGAGCAATCCGCCGGCGACGCGCGGCGGCGCGGCCTACGTGGCCGAATTCGGCGGGAAGTCCGTCGGTTTCGGCACGTGCAACGCCCAGCGCTCCGAGGTGCTGGCGGCGGCGGGCTTCGACGGCGAGATCAGCAGCCTCTACGTGCTGCGCGCCTTCCAGGGGCGCGGGGTCGGCCAGGCCCTGCTGGCGCGGATGGCGACGCGTCTGCAGAGGGCTGAGTACCGCGCCGCCGGCCTCTGGGTGCTGCGCGAGAGCGAGGTCGCCCGGCGCTTCTACGAGCGCTGCGGTGGCCTCTCGCTCGACGGGGAAGTGGGACTGCGCGTCCAGGGCCGGTTCACGGAGGTCGCCTATGGCTGGCGCGATCTCGCGACGCTGGCGGCCCTCGCGCCGGATCCAGGTTCCCGGCCTCCGGCGCGCGGCACCCGGCGGGCGCGCGCAGGCGATTGA
- a CDS encoding outer membrane protein, with product MSRRAASRPFRRRAAGLGLGVGLLQACPAAAQGLLWPGIGFAPLPAFAWPEPAGDAYGRWTGSYARLSTGYAVTTSRRFGSYAGPTLGFEGGRMWQEGPILYGISGGFDYLAGLDGNLTPGFGRLAYARDFAGALEVKVGTLLTPDVLVYAKGGGVALHETLRVGPTPSTLPFTRQDIAVRPVAGVGVEWAVTDRLSLGVEAGVVGGGIR from the coding sequence ATGAGTCGCCGTGCCGCTTCGCGTCCGTTCCGCCGCCGTGCCGCCGGTCTCGGCCTCGGCGTCGGCCTGCTTCAGGCCTGCCCGGCCGCGGCCCAGGGCCTGCTATGGCCGGGGATCGGGTTCGCGCCGCTGCCCGCCTTCGCGTGGCCCGAGCCGGCCGGGGACGCGTATGGCCGCTGGACCGGCTCCTACGCGCGGCTGTCGACCGGGTATGCCGTGACCACCTCCCGCCGTTTCGGCAGCTACGCGGGCCCCACGCTCGGCTTCGAGGGCGGCCGGATGTGGCAGGAGGGCCCGATCCTCTACGGCATCAGCGGCGGGTTCGACTATCTGGCCGGCCTCGACGGCAACCTGACGCCGGGCTTCGGGCGCCTGGCCTATGCCCGCGACTTCGCCGGCGCCCTGGAGGTGAAGGTCGGGACGCTGCTGACGCCGGACGTGCTGGTCTACGCCAAGGGCGGCGGCGTGGCCCTCCACGAGACCCTGCGCGTCGGGCCGACGCCGTCGACGCTGCCGTTCACCCGCCAGGACATCGCGGTGCGGCCGGTGGCGGGGGTCGGCGTCGAGTGGGCCGTCACGGACCGTCTCTCGCTGGGGGTGGAGGCCGGCGTGGTGGGGGGCGGTATCCGCTGA
- a CDS encoding L,D-transpeptidase has translation MSRRIAMLGLAGLLLGSAPAAANPLDRGPIADFLNIFRSQAIPRETVAWTGKERPGTIVVSTRQRRLYYVLGGGAAVRYGVGVGRQGFSWSGTKTVTMKKEWPDWRPPQQMLARRPDLPRYMAGGQDNPLGARALYLGSSLYRIHGSNEPETMGAAVSSGCIRMTNKDVVDLYDRARVGTKVVVRD, from the coding sequence ATGTCGAGACGGATCGCGATGCTCGGGCTCGCGGGGCTGCTGCTCGGGAGCGCCCCCGCGGCGGCCAACCCGCTGGACAGGGGCCCGATCGCCGACTTCCTCAACATCTTCCGCAGTCAGGCGATCCCGCGGGAGACGGTGGCCTGGACCGGCAAGGAGAGGCCCGGCACCATCGTGGTCTCCACCCGCCAGCGACGGCTCTACTACGTGCTCGGCGGGGGTGCGGCGGTCCGCTACGGCGTCGGAGTCGGCCGGCAGGGCTTCTCGTGGTCCGGCACCAAGACCGTCACCATGAAGAAGGAATGGCCGGATTGGCGCCCGCCGCAGCAGATGCTGGCCCGCCGCCCGGACCTGCCGCGCTACATGGCCGGCGGCCAGGACAATCCGCTGGGCGCGCGCGCCCTCTATCTCGGCTCCTCGCTCTACCGCATCCACGGCTCGAACGAGCCCGAGACGATGGGCGCGGCGGTGTCCTCCGGCTGCATCCGCATGACCAACAAGGACGTGGTCGACCTCTACGACCGCGCCCGGGTCGGCACCAAGGTGGTCGTGCGCGACTGA